The genome window TTTTGAGCGGATTCAACAGCAGGTGCAGGCGAGCCGCTGGGCCGGGCAGATCCGGCTGCTTCCTTATCGTCCTGAAGACGGACCGGACACAATTTACAAGGACATCCATCTGACTGTTTTGCTATCCAGCTGCGAAGGGTTTGGTCTGCCTGTGCTGGAAGCGCAGTGCTTCGGGATCCCGGTGCTTTGTTCGAATCTTTCGGTCTTGCGCGAAGTCGGCGGGACCGGAGCGCTTTATGTGCCGCGGGAAGATTCGGTCGCGACGGCGGAAACTTTGCACCAACTGATCTCGGACGAGGCACTGCGGAAGAGGCAGATTGAAAACGGATTTGAAAATCTTCGACGTTTCAGCTGGCAGGCTGCCGCGGAAAAAACGCTGAATGTATATCGAAAGGTGATGGAATGAAAAAAACACTGGTAACCGGCGGCTGCGGTTTTGTCGGTCGACATCTGATTGCACGGCTCCTGCAGGAAGGGCATGAGATTCATTGCGTTGACCCGATCGTGCCGCTTAGCGGAGGGATCCGTCCGGAGGAGTGGCCGCTTTTCCAACCTTTGGAACATGGAGGTTTCCACTTTTATCCGCAGGATTGTCGCGATTGGTTCGGCGGGCATGAGGATACGGATTTCGACTATGCTTTTCACCTTGCCGCCATGGTTGGCGGACGCGAAATGATCGAAAACAATCCGTTGGCCGTGGCGGATGATCTCTCCATTGACGCGCAGTACTGGCAGTGGGCGGTGAAAACCCGCCCGGTGAAAAACATTGTCTTCAGCTCCAGTGCGGCTTATCCGATTGAGCTGCAGCGTCCCGATCACTATGAACTGCTCCGGGAGGAGATGATCACCTTCGAAGATCGGATCGGTATGCCGGATATGACCTACGGCTGGGCGAAGCTCACGAACGAATATCTGGCCCGCCTCGCGGTTGAAAAGCACGCTTTGAAAGCCGTTTGTTACCGACCGTTTTCCGGTTACGGTGAAGATCAGGATGATTCCTATCCGTTCCCCGGCGTTTGTAAGCGGGTGCTGGCGAATCGCGGTGCCGAGGAAATTACCGTCTGGGGCAGCGGACGTCAGATGCGCGACTTCATTCACATCGATGACTGTGTCGAGGGGATTCTGACCACGATGGATCAGATCGACGACGCTTCGGCTCTCAACCTTTCTACCGGGCTGTATACCTCCTTCATCGAATTCGCCCGGATCGCCGCGGAACTCTGCGGATTTTCTCCGGCGGTGAAAGGAACCTCCAATAAACCTGAAGGTGTTTTCGCCCGTGGCGGCGACACGGCCCGTCAGCGCGAACTCGGTTTCACGCACACTCTCAGTTTTCGCGACGGTATTGCGCGGGCACTGAACTATTACGACGCATGAACCGCCGGATTAATTTTACGTTGTTGATCGTTTTTGCCGCAGCCTCGCTCTGGTGCGCGGACGGCCTGATGCGTAAAAACGATCAGGCCGCCATCCTTGCCGGTGCGGTGGACCTTGCCCGCGGGCAGATTCAGCCGTGGAGCGCCTATTACCAGTTCGATAAAACCTATGTCCTGTACGGCGTGGCCGGAGCCATCCTGAAGGCCGTTCCCGGAGCTGATCCGGTCACGGCGGCCAACATCGGACTGGCGCTAATCTTCTGGACCTCGCTCGCGGTCTTTATCGCCCGCAGTCGGGAGCGCCTTTCTCCTGCGGTTCTTCTTTGTGTGCTGGCATCGCCTGCTGTTTTGTTTAATACGTCTTATGTAAACAGTTCTGTGCTGTCATCAGCTTTTTTGCTGCTTTGCGGGGCTTTCGTTTTTCGAACGGATCGATTGAGCAGCTGGCTTGCTGCGCTGTTTTATTTTCTTGCGGTCGGTTCACGTTCGGATGTGATTCTTCTGCTTCCGTTGCTGCTTTGGCTGGGCACGCCGATTCCTGAGTCTGGAAATTTCAGGGAGTGGTTTTCCAACCTTTGGAAAACAGACGCCCGGACTTCTTTGCCGTTTTCCAACCTGTGGAAACTGACGGTTGCCGGAATCGGCGCTCTTATTCTCGGCCCGATATTCGCTGGGGGCGCGGGTATGGCGCTCGATCCGTTTTTCAATTGGAAGATGGTTGCCGGCTATACGGTGTTCGGCTTCG of Tichowtungia aerotolerans contains these proteins:
- a CDS encoding NAD-dependent epimerase/dehydratase family protein, giving the protein MKKTLVTGGCGFVGRHLIARLLQEGHEIHCVDPIVPLSGGIRPEEWPLFQPLEHGGFHFYPQDCRDWFGGHEDTDFDYAFHLAAMVGGREMIENNPLAVADDLSIDAQYWQWAVKTRPVKNIVFSSSAAYPIELQRPDHYELLREEMITFEDRIGMPDMTYGWAKLTNEYLARLAVEKHALKAVCYRPFSGYGEDQDDSYPFPGVCKRVLANRGAEEITVWGSGRQMRDFIHIDDCVEGILTTMDQIDDASALNLSTGLYTSFIEFARIAAELCGFSPAVKGTSNKPEGVFARGGDTARQRELGFTHTLSFRDGIARALNYYDA